The Henckelia pumila isolate YLH828 chromosome 2, ASM3356847v2, whole genome shotgun sequence genome includes a window with the following:
- the LOC140882976 gene encoding GATA transcription factor 11-like: MDATVERTDCRLDRDFGAKDEEFDMNLFYFWDFPLENVRGDDFVGDWDDISLERLGPTALDALMPPTNQCPNVDTFAVDTHFDESHEPKQLPDHVGIASGSFVPNQNTSAETRESGAFQTQSPDSVVESRSFTGIFGAIPGQRKRSRTFKTRPRLKPWNLVSPWHSAKPGSGRTSNHQNIHKERNKLSGDAVYLLQSSDAGKQLHSGATKKCTHCEITKTPQWREGPLGPKTLCNACGVRYRSGRLFPEYRPAASPTFVRDFHSNSHRKVLEMRNIARDSMQGKWTSPGC, from the exons ATGGATGCCACGGTCGAACGAACTGATTGTCGTCTGGACAGAGATTTCGGTGCCAAGGACGAAGAGTTTGACATGAATTTGTTCTATTTTTGGGATTTTCCATTAGAGAATGTGAGAGGCGATGACTTTGTTGGAGATTGGGACGATATTAGTTTGGAGCGTCTTGGACCGACGGCTTTGGACGCATTGATGCCCCCTACTAACCAATGCCCAAACGTTGATACTTTCGCCGTGGATACACAT TTTGATGAATCTCACGAGCCAAAGCAGCTGCCAGACCATGTTGGAATCGCCTCTGGGTCATTTGTTCCCAATCAGAATACATCAGCCGAGACACGAGAGTCGGGTGCATTCCAGACACAAAGCCCTGACTCTGTTGTTGAAAGCAGAAGCTTCACTGGAATTTTTGGTGCCATTCCCGGGCAACGGAAGAGATCCAGAACATTCAAAACACGCCCACGTCTGAAACCGTGGAATCTGGTGTCTCCTTGGCACTCAGCCAAACCTGGTTCCGGAAGGACATCAAATCACCAAAATATACATAAAGAGAGGAATAAACTATCAGGGGACGCCGTATATTTGTTGCAATCATCAGACGCAGGAAAGCAACTTCATTCAGGTGCAACCAAAAAATGCACTCATTGCGAAATTACAAAAACACCACAATGGAGAGAGGGGCCGTTGGGACCAAAGACATTGTGCAATGCTTGTGGTGTTCGGTACCGATCAGGACGTTTATTCCCCGAGTATCGACCTGCAGCAAGCCCAACATTTGTTCGGGATTTTCATTCAAATTCCCACAGGAAAGTCTTGGAGATGAGAAACATAGCCAGAGACAGCATGCAAGGTAAATGGACGAGTCCGGGATGTTAG
- the LOC140877334 gene encoding uncharacterized protein — protein sequence MTSFSKIPMFSKEDFDDWKIRMQAHLSAPDDDMWFVITDEPLEITKVNTAIALSGGGPQYIEKPRIEWTAEDKKKANLENMAKDILYKTLDKNSFSKIKTCKTGKEIWEKLIQLCEENEQTKENKLSVATKKFDNIKMRPGESMKEFDERVSSIAIELNGLGKTYPNREVILKVIRGLPKEWDVKTMAMRESKDLNKLELHDLFADLKAYEFELQTREEDQSTSQLTKALTAVKIESPAKSEKSAEQLSSDAMSLFVKKFGKFIRRNQEGSHIRNLQKKDSVEEPRSCFNYGKTGHFIADCPKPKNFDKRKSSRNDRYISIQKHEALVAKDSKTKWAEIDSDSEGSNGSSSSSDDEEEVKCLMANDHELPSTSEHVFDFGSEEFTREELIKALHDMTNEYHQLSLAFDEVRSKQKDLQDNSTELSFEQSVEISCLETEIAVLRTENEQLKIDIKNLTTEKHNMDEIIRSWNKTSSLLTEMNDSQRPLHDKTGLGFGKTVETSESSNLPKLNMCKGKYINFVREVREHEDEKPILMTWQQIEQMNRRRFGIGFNPHETKAEIAKSPKQTNAYQPNIMRGNRNQYHNQHPVQKRYRNIKDIGKGKQHTVSQAHYTPLSRASNLVRTYRNTETGKLVKVFQVWVPKGLITRGPK from the coding sequence ATGACTTCATTcagcaaaattcctatgttctcaaaGGAAGAttttgatgactggaaaattcgcatgcaagcACATCTATCAGCGCCAGACGATGACATGTGGTTTGTTATCACTGACGAACCTCTTGAGATCACAAAAGTCAATACTGCTATAGCCCTCTCTGGAGGTGGTCCACAATACATTGAGAAACCTAGAATTGAATGGACTGCTGAAGACAAAAAGAAGGCAAATCTGGAGAATATGGCTAAGGATATCTTGTATAAAACTCTTGACAAGAATTCCTTTAGCAAAATCAAGACATGCAAGACTGGAAAAGAGATTTGGGAAAAGTTGATCCAACTTTGTGAAGAAAATGAacaaacaaaggaaaacaagctatCTGTAGCTACTAAAAAATTTGACAACATCAAAATGAGACCAGGAGAATCAATGAAAGAATTTGATGAAAGAGTGAGCAGCATTGCTATTGAGCTCAACGGATTGGGCAAAACATATCCCAACAGGGAAGTCATTCTCAAAGTAATTCGAGGTCTTCCTAAAGAATGGGATGTGAAGACAATGGCCATGAGAGAATCGAAGGACCTGAACAAATTAGAATTGCATGACCTGTTTGCAGATCTAAAAGCatatgaatttgagttacaGACTCGAGAGGAAGATCAGTCTACCTCACAATTGACCAAGGCCTTGACTGCAGTAAAAATTGAGTCACCGGCCAAATCAGAAAAGTCAGCAGAACAACTGAGCAGTGATGCCATGTCCTTGTTTGTAAAGAAGTTTGGCAAGTTCATCAGAAGAAACCAAGAAGGATCACACATAAGAAATCTCCAAAAGAAAGATTCAGTTGAAGAACCAAGAAGCTGTTTCAACTATGGAAAAACAGGACATTTCATTGCCGATTGCCCCAAACCAAAGAACTTTGACAAAAGAAAAAGTTCAAGGAATGATAGATATATCTCAATACAGAAGCATGAAGCATTGGTTGCAAAGGATAGCAAAACCAAGTGGGCAGAAATAGACAGTGATTCAGAGGGATCAAATGGCTCTTCTAGctcaagtgatgatgaagaagaagtcAAATGTCTTATGGCAAACGATCATGAACTTCCATCCACCAGTgaacatgtatttgattttggttCTGAGGAATTTACCAGAGAAGAACTAATCAAAGCTCTTCATGATATGACAAATGAATATCATCAACTGTCCTTAGCATTCGATGAAGTCAGATCCAAGCAAAAGGATCTGCAAGACAACTCAACTGAACTCTCATTTGAACAATCAGTTGAGATAAGCTGTCTTGAAACAGAGATTGCTGTGCTCCGAACGGAGAATGAACAGCTCAAGATTGATATCAAGAATCTTACAACAGAAAAACATAACATGGATGAAATAATAAGATCATGGAATAAAACTTCGAGCCTGTTGACAGAAATGAATGATTCACAAAGACCACTCCATGACAAAACTGGTCTTGGTTTTGGTAAGACAGTGGAAACTAGTGAATCAAGTAATCTACCCAAACTGAATATGTGCAAAGGTAAATACATAAACTTTGTACGAGAAGTTAGGGAACATGAAGATGAAAAACCTATTCTGATGACTTGGCAACAAATAGAGCAGATGAACAGAAGAAGATTTGGTATTGGCTTCAATCCTCATGAAACTAAGGCAGAGATTGCTAAAAGTCCTAAACAGACTAATGCATATCAACCTAATATCATGAGAGGAAATAGAAATCAATACCATAATCAACATCCAGTTCAAAAGCGATATAGAAATATCAAGGATATTGGAAAAGGCAAACAACATACAGTTTCACAAGCACATTACACTCCACTATCTAGAGCATCTAACTTAGTACGTACCTATAGGAACACAGAAACTGGCAAACTAGTTAAAGTATTCCAGGTTTGGGTTCCTAAAGGATTAATCACtcgtggacccaaatag